The Streptomyces sp. NBC_01268 genome segment GGCGGCCAGGAGTTTGAGGGCCGCGTCCAGTTCGGTGATCTGCACGTCGGGGCGCGAGACGCCTTCCAGGTGGCCCGTCGGTGACACGAAGTAGAGGCGGAGGCCCTTGGTGAGGCCGGTCGGCGGTTCACCCGCGCCGATCACGCCGCTCGGCTGCACGCCGCAGGACGACAGCGACGCGGCCGTCAGCAGGGCTGCGAGTGCGACCGTCAGGGAGCGGAGGACGGGAGGGGCGGTGGTCATGCGGTGGGGGCCTTCGCCTCGGTCTCGGACAGGGGCAGGGGAAGGCTGAGGGTGAAGACGGCGCCGCCTTCCGGGGCGTTCGTCGCCTCTATCGTTCCGCCGTGCAGGCGGGCGTTCTCCAGGGAGATGGCGGTGCCGAGGCCGCTGCCTTCGGAGCGGGTGCGTGCCGCGTCCGCCTTGTAGAAGCGGTCGAAGACGCGGGTGAGCGCCTCGGGCGAGAGTCCCGGGCCCTGGTCGGTGACCGTGACCACGGCCGTTCGGCCGGTGGGCGTGGGCGTCGAGGTCAGGGTCAGGGTCACCGGGGGCGCTCCGTGGTGCAGGGCGTTTCCCACCAGGTTCGCGATGATGACGTCCAGGCGGCGCCGGTCCAGCGGGGCGCGTACGCCTTCGGGGAGTTCCGTACGGACCGCGTCCGTCCAGCCGCGCAGGGCCAGGCTCGCCCGGATCGCCTCGGCCACGTCCGTGTCGGTGAGGGTCAGGCGGGCCGCGCCGGAGTCGAACCGCGACATCTCCATCAGGTCGTCGACCAGGCGGGACAGCTTCGCCGTCTCGGCGCTGACCGTGCGGGCGGCCTGGGCGGTGTCCGGCGGGAGCTGGTCGGCGTCCTCCTCCAGGACGGTGGCCACCATGGTCATCGCGGCGAGCGGGGTGCGCAGTTCGTGGGAGACGTCCGCGACGAAGCGCCGGGCGCGTTCCTCCTGGTCGCGCAGGTGGGTCACCGAGGACTGGAGCTCGTCGGCCGTCTCGTTGAAGTCCTGGGCCAGGTTGGCGAGTTCGTCGCGCCCCTTGACCGCCACCCGGATCGAGAGGTCGCCTTCGGCGAGCTTCCGGGTCGCCCGTCCCAGGTCGCGCACCGGGCGCAGGACGGCGCGGGCGGAGAGCAGGGCGAGGAGCGCCGAGAGCAGGACGACGGGGGCGACGCCGTCCCGCACCGCCGTGAGCAGTGCCCCCGTGTCGTCCTGTTCGGGGCGCAGTGAGGTGACGGCGTAGACCTCCAGGCCCGAGGCCCGCCCGTCGTCCCCGAAGGTGACGGGGGTGCCCACGACGAGGTACGGGGTGTCGCGGTGGGTGACGCGCTGGAAGCTCATGGCCGAGCGCGTGCGGACCGCCTCGCGCAGTTCCGGGGTGATCCTGCTCGAGTCGGCGAGCCGGTCGGAGCTGCCCTGGAGTTCGCGGTAGCGGGTGACGACGAGCGGGGCGCCGTCGAGGCTCTGCGAGACGCGTTCGGCGAGTTCGGTGAGTCCGCGTGCGGTCGGCGGCAGGTCGACGTCGGGGGCCAGCGTCGTCACGCGGTCGTGCACGTTGTCCTGGAAGGAGTCCTGGGCGCGTTTGAGGATCGCGGTCCGCGCCTCGCGGTACGCGAGCACGGTCGCCGTGGCGGAGCCGGTCAGTGTGACGAGGACGAAGGTGACGACGAGGCGGGTGCGCAGGCTGCCCAGCCACGGCCCGCGCGCCCGCCGGGAGCGGAGGGGGCGGAGGGGGGCTTCCGGGCGGCTTCCGCCTTCGGGGTTCCGGGCCCGCGGCGAGGGGCGGCGCGGCTTCATACCGGCCCGAAGCGGTAGCCGAAGCCGCGGACCGTCTGTATGTAGCGCGGTCGCGCCGGCTCGTCCTCGATCTTCGCGCGCAGGCGCCCCACCGCCGCGTCGACCAGGCGCGAGTCCCCGAGGTAGTCGTGGTCCCAGACGCGTTCGAGCAGCTGCTCCCGGCTGAGGACCCGGCCGGGCGACGCGGAGAGTTCCAGGAGCAGGCGCAGCTCGGTGGGCGGCAGGGCGACGGGGGTGCCGTGCCGGGTGACGGTGAGTCCGGCGCGGTCCACGACGAGTCCGGTGTACTCGGAGCGTTCGGGGTGGGCGGGCTGCGGCTCGGCCCGGCGCAGGGCGGCCTTGATGCGGGCTTCCAGGACGGGCGCGGTGACGGGCTTGACGACGTAGTCGTCGGCGCCGGCCTCCAGGCCCTGCACGATGTCGGCGTCGTCCCCGCGGGCGGTGAGCATGATGACGGGCAGGGTGGAGCGGGCCCGCAGGCGGCGGCAGACCTCGAAGCCGTCGATGCCGGGCAGCATGAGGTCGAGGACCGCGAGCTCCACGGTCTTCCCGGCCGGGCCGTCGAGGAGGGCGAGCGCTTCCTCACCGGTGGCCGCGGTGTCGACGTCGTAGCCGTGTCGGCGCAGGACGAGCTCCATGCCGTCGCGCACGGCGGCGTCGTCCTCGATCAGAAGCACATGGGGCATGCGTCCGATTATGGGTGAGGATTTCGCCGCGTCCGCCCTGCTCAGGGCCCCGATCCGCAGGCCGCCGGCATTGTTACGTTCTCATCATGTGGTGTTACGTGTTCATGGAGCGGCGCGGGAGAGACCGTCACGTCGGCGCCTGAGAGTCGTCCGCATGACCTCGAACACCTCGAACACCTCGGACGCCTCCGCCGCCCGTACGCGCCGTCGCCGTCCCCGTGCCGCCCTCTCCTCGCTCCTCGCGCTCCCGGTCCTCGCCTTCGCCGTCGCCTGCGGCTCCGACGGCGGGGTCAAGGAGGCCGGGGTCGCCACCGTCCCCGACGAGACGCCGGCCGCCTCCGCCACCCCGAGCGGCACCGGCGGGGGCGGATCGTCGGCGGCCGGCGGCAAGGGCGCCTTCTACGACGCGCAGATGAACTACGTGCGGTGCATGCGCGGCAAGGGCGGCGTCAAGGAGTTCCCCGATCCCAAGCTGAGCGGCTACCTGGACTGGTCGAAGATCGACGAGCTGAGCCCCACGTACCCCGAGGTGTCCAAGGGCGGCAAGAACGGCGTCTGCGTGACCGAGATGACCGCGGCCGCGCAGGAGGAACCGGAGCGCGACGCGCAGACGGAGTACGAGTCGATGCTCGCGCACGCGCAGTGCATGCGCGAGAAGGGCGTGTCGCGGTTCCAGAACCCGACGATGTCCGGCGGCAACGTGATCCCCGGCGGCGATCCGAATCCGGCGAGCCCGTCGTTCGACCGTAACTCCCCCGCGTACAAGCAGGCCGTCGCGGCCTGCAAGGACAAGCTCCTCGACGGCCTGGACGGCATGCAGTGACGCGGCGCAGGACCCTTC includes the following:
- a CDS encoding ATP-binding protein — translated: MKPRRPSPRARNPEGGSRPEAPLRPLRSRRARGPWLGSLRTRLVVTFVLVTLTGSATATVLAYREARTAILKRAQDSFQDNVHDRVTTLAPDVDLPPTARGLTELAERVSQSLDGAPLVVTRYRELQGSSDRLADSSRITPELREAVRTRSAMSFQRVTHRDTPYLVVGTPVTFGDDGRASGLEVYAVTSLRPEQDDTGALLTAVRDGVAPVVLLSALLALLSARAVLRPVRDLGRATRKLAEGDLSIRVAVKGRDELANLAQDFNETADELQSSVTHLRDQEERARRFVADVSHELRTPLAAMTMVATVLEEDADQLPPDTAQAARTVSAETAKLSRLVDDLMEMSRFDSGAARLTLTDTDVAEAIRASLALRGWTDAVRTELPEGVRAPLDRRRLDVIIANLVGNALHHGAPPVTLTLTSTPTPTGRTAVVTVTDQGPGLSPEALTRVFDRFYKADAARTRSEGSGLGTAISLENARLHGGTIEATNAPEGGAVFTLSLPLPLSETEAKAPTA
- a CDS encoding response regulator transcription factor, producing the protein MPHVLLIEDDAAVRDGMELVLRRHGYDVDTAATGEEALALLDGPAGKTVELAVLDLMLPGIDGFEVCRRLRARSTLPVIMLTARGDDADIVQGLEAGADDYVVKPVTAPVLEARIKAALRRAEPQPAHPERSEYTGLVVDRAGLTVTRHGTPVALPPTELRLLLELSASPGRVLSREQLLERVWDHDYLGDSRLVDAAVGRLRAKIEDEPARPRYIQTVRGFGYRFGPV